In Lemur catta isolate mLemCat1 chromosome 18, mLemCat1.pri, whole genome shotgun sequence, a genomic segment contains:
- the LOC123623020 gene encoding ras-related protein Rab-1B-like, whose protein sequence is MDPEYDYLFKLLLIGDSGVGKSCLLLRFADDTYTESYISTVGVDFKIRTIELDGKTVKLQIWDTAGQERFRTITSSYYQGAHGIIVVYDVTDRESYANVKQWLQGINRHASKNVSKLLVGNKRDLTTKKVVDDATAKEFADSLGIPFLETSAKNATNVEQAFMTMAAEIKKRIGPGAASAGERPNLKIDSTPVKPAGGGCC, encoded by the coding sequence ATGGACCCCGAGTACGACTACCTGTTCAAGCTGCTTTTGATTGGCGACTCCGGCGTGGGCAAGTCGTGCCTGCTCCTGCGGTTTGCGGATGACACGTACACCGAGAGCTACATCAGCACCGTCGGGGTGGACTTCAAGATCCGGACCATCGAGCTGGACGGCAAAACCGTGAAGCTTCAGATCTGGGACACGGCGGGTCAGGAGCGGTTCCGGACCATCACCTCCAGCTACTACCAGGGCGCCCACGGCATCATCGTGGTGTATGACGTCACCGACCGGGAGTCCTACGCCAACGTGAAGCAGTGGCTGCAGGGGATCAACCGCCACGCCAGCAAGAACGTCAGCAAGCTGCTGGTGGGCAACAAGAGGGACCTCACCACCAAGAAGGTGGTGGACGACGCCACGGCCAAGGAGTTTGCAGACTCTCTGGGCATCCCCTTCCTGGAGACAAGCGCCAAGAATGCGACCAACGTCGAGCAGGCGTTCATGACTATGGCTGCCGAGATCAAAAAGCGGATAGGGCCTGGGGCAGCCTCGGCGGGTGAACGGCCCAACCTCAAGATCGACAGCACCCCTGTAAAGCCAGCCGGCGGGGGCTGTTGCTAG